In Paenibacillus guangzhouensis, a single window of DNA contains:
- a CDS encoding amylo-alpha-1,6-glucosidase, protein MILDQTQASKLDEMKIYVPREANRQISFTNKEAAFYFTQSHVTNHQEHAYFEGMNIAKNRVFGGYTLYAGGSLLDNQQAKVWVYPYKMVRQHGGGLTEELWMFDHKNLLEVRLTGTLQTTMGITLKGEQLSVMEGQEHVATYRSMEGNFIIAVSGIREVPLHQEDRMCTVDAGSEGFYIAVGKTVEEALELIREARIHASQWKQERRQRMEQFLHYNAYVVSDDAKLTLALQWLHLTMDQLVTRQQGDGIYAGLPWFNEYWGRDQFIAMPGATLVTGQFETARHILLSFAKFQNTDETSLYYGRVPNILAPGNIDYHTTDGTPRFIIQLQDYVKYSGDTAVIEELYPAVVRSIEGSVKYWVDDKGYLMHADNETWMDARDGELKSYSPRDTRANDIQALWYNQLRSGIYFAEYMKEEAHVKAWTAIADRLKQHFEADFVNPAYPYLADRLSAEDEPEFSLRPNQLFAMDMVSDDDFKTKVTRTAWEELVYPWGVASLDRHHPFFHPFHLTHHYHKDAAYHNGAVWLWLNGIAMQRMIEAGQEEIAYELFKNMNWQALNLGVVGGLCENMDAYPHEGADWATLTGAYLQAWSNAEHLRVWYQYFLGIRPDLISHTLTIAPRVPAEITSLNYHANIGQGRVEAAFTRGVETTYRYAFKEVGLRVVIDLAAYDLITVDVAPNTELIVKQAGPALSVTAYDAEGQVLQTIEATESKVRVEQGKQYDHIMKGVTFAQPVGLENHPVMH, encoded by the coding sequence ATGATTCTGGATCAGACCCAAGCATCCAAGCTGGATGAGATGAAAATATATGTTCCGCGAGAGGCGAATCGCCAGATTTCGTTCACGAATAAAGAAGCGGCATTCTATTTCACCCAATCGCATGTTACGAATCATCAGGAACATGCTTATTTCGAAGGGATGAATATCGCGAAGAATCGCGTGTTTGGCGGATACACGTTATACGCTGGCGGATCGCTGCTGGATAATCAACAAGCCAAAGTATGGGTGTACCCGTACAAAATGGTGCGTCAACACGGAGGCGGGCTTACGGAAGAACTGTGGATGTTCGATCATAAGAATCTGCTCGAGGTCCGACTTACTGGCACATTGCAGACTACGATGGGAATTACGTTAAAGGGCGAGCAGCTGAGTGTGATGGAAGGACAAGAGCATGTCGCTACCTACCGTTCGATGGAAGGGAACTTCATCATCGCGGTGAGCGGCATTCGCGAGGTGCCGCTTCATCAGGAAGATCGCATGTGCACCGTGGATGCGGGTTCTGAAGGATTCTATATCGCGGTCGGCAAGACGGTAGAGGAAGCGTTGGAATTGATTCGTGAGGCACGGATACATGCATCGCAATGGAAACAAGAACGCAGGCAGCGCATGGAGCAATTCCTGCACTATAATGCATATGTCGTTAGTGACGACGCGAAACTGACGCTCGCACTCCAGTGGCTTCACCTGACGATGGACCAATTGGTTACGCGGCAGCAGGGTGACGGGATCTATGCTGGATTGCCGTGGTTCAATGAGTATTGGGGCCGGGATCAGTTCATAGCGATGCCAGGAGCGACGTTAGTAACGGGACAATTCGAGACGGCGCGCCATATTCTGCTCTCTTTCGCGAAGTTCCAGAATACGGATGAGACTTCCCTCTATTATGGCCGCGTGCCGAACATTCTGGCACCGGGGAACATCGACTATCATACGACGGATGGTACGCCGCGATTCATTATTCAGTTGCAGGATTACGTGAAATATTCCGGCGATACGGCAGTGATTGAGGAGCTCTATCCAGCGGTTGTCCGCAGCATCGAAGGCTCGGTCAAGTACTGGGTGGATGATAAGGGCTATTTGATGCATGCCGACAATGAGACGTGGATGGATGCGCGGGATGGGGAATTGAAGTCCTACTCGCCTAGAGATACGCGGGCGAACGATATTCAAGCGCTCTGGTATAACCAGCTGCGTTCGGGTATTTATTTCGCCGAATACATGAAGGAAGAGGCGCATGTGAAGGCGTGGACCGCGATTGCGGATCGGTTGAAGCAGCATTTTGAGGCAGATTTCGTGAATCCGGCCTATCCGTATCTTGCAGATCGGCTCAGCGCGGAAGACGAGCCGGAGTTCTCGCTGCGTCCGAACCAGCTGTTTGCGATGGATATGGTGAGTGACGATGACTTCAAAACGAAGGTTACTCGCACGGCATGGGAAGAACTCGTATATCCATGGGGCGTAGCGTCTCTGGATCGGCACCATCCATTCTTCCATCCATTCCATCTGACGCATCACTATCATAAGGACGCTGCTTACCATAACGGTGCGGTCTGGTTATGGCTGAACGGCATTGCGATGCAGCGGATGATCGAAGCGGGGCAAGAAGAGATCGCTTACGAGCTATTCAAGAATATGAACTGGCAAGCGCTCAACCTCGGCGTTGTGGGCGGATTGTGCGAGAATATGGATGCGTACCCGCATGAAGGCGCGGATTGGGCGACATTGACGGGAGCGTATCTTCAAGCGTGGTCCAATGCAGAGCATCTTCGCGTATGGTACCAGTACTTCCTCGGCATTCGCCCGGATCTGATCAGCCATACGCTTACGATCGCACCGCGCGTTCCTGCCGAAATTACGTCGCTGAACTATCATGCCAACATCGGGCAAGGCCGGGTTGAAGCTGCATTTACACGTGGCGTGGAGACGACGTACCGCTACGCGTTCAAGGAGGTAGGTCTTCGCGTCGTGATCGATCTTGCTGCTTATGACCTGATTACGGTTGATGTCGCACCGAATACGGAACTGATCGTGAAGCAAGCTGGTCCTGCGTTATCGGTAACGGCATACGATGCGGAGGGGCAGGTGCTCCAGACAATCGAAGCCACCGAATCGAAGGTGCGTGTAGAACAAGGGAAGCAATATGACCACATCATGAAGGGTGTTACGTTTGCGCAGCCGGTGGGGCTGGAGAATCATCCGGTAATGCATTAA